Genomic segment of Caldisalinibacter kiritimatiensis:
CCTGAAATTTTATCTTCTCTATTAATTCCTAAAGTTTTCTCTACAGTTTTAAGTTTGCAGTTCGGTAACTCTAATAAATCTTTATGTTTTCTTACTACTTTTAAAATATCTAAAGTGGTTTCTGAATTAATATTATAATCTATACTATTGTGATTTAGTCGAAAATTAATAAAAGGTATATCAAATGTATCACCATTATAAGTAATAAAATAATTGAATTTAGATGCTACTTTTTTAAAGGATTCTAAAAGCTTCTTCTCTTCCTTGATATGGTCAGCAAAGAATTGCATGATATTTATTTGAGAGTTTTCTTCATAGAGAAGTCCTATGAGGATTATTGGATTATTTTTTTTATTTAATCCTGTTGTTTCAATATCTAGAATGCAGAAGTTTTTATTATCCAATATTTTTTTTAGAAAAGATGAAATATAAATTTTTTCTGGTATTCTGTCATGTATTACTTCCATATCTTTTCCTCCTTAGTTGTAAACTTATATCATAATTATAACAAAACAAGTAAATAAAGAAGCATTTTATTTTTAATAGTAGCTAAAATATATATTATTTATTTGACAATATTAAATAGTAACATCAAAAAAAAGAATGAGTAAAATGTAGTAGGTAGCTTATCAAAAAGAATAAGTAACAAGTTTATAAAAAATATGAGGATTTTTTATTCGATGAAAGGGGGATAATATTTTGCAATTTCAAGTATATGATATATATGTTGTACCTCTAATAATATTTTTAACAAAAGTAATCATAAGTATAGGGATTCCTAAAAAGTTCAGTCCATTGATAAGTGTAGTGTTAGGTATAGTTGTTGGGATTTTTTATTTTTCTCCAGATGATATTTTGAAAGGAATTTTATTAGGAGTATTCTTAGCTGCATCATCAGTTGGATTTTATAGCGGTTCCAAAAATGTTTATCAAGAGATGAGTAATAGAATGAAACATCATAAAGAAAGTACACGTGATAAAGAGGATAAATAATTCCTCTTTATCATTCGAATGTAACGATACAATACGGTGATGTATGTATAAATAATGTACTTAAATCAAAATTAATGAGAGAATTATACTTTTTATATAGATACAATTATGATATAATACATTTAACAATAAATACAATACATAAAAAGGGGAGGAGAAAATGAGATTAAATACTAAGAAGCTTACATATGGTGGCTTAATGACAGCATTAGTATTTGTGGCTACTGCTTTTGTACCTCAAATTCCTATTCCATTTACACAAGGCTATGTACATCTAGGGGATAGTATGGTTTTTGTTGCGGCTATACTATTAGGATGGCAATATGGTGCAATAGCTGGGGGCTTAGGTTCTGCACTAGCTGATTTATATTTAGGGTTTTATATTTGGATACTACCAACATTAATAATTAAGGCTTTAATGGGAGCTATCGTTGGTTTTATGGGTAAAACTTATAGAGAAAAAAAACTAAAGGCTATAAAAAATGTAATAAATGTAGTAATTGGTGGGGGCTGGATTATAACAGGTGTCTATATGAAAAATCTTTTAAATGTACGTCTAAGAGAAATAGAGAACTCAGAACTTGCTATGAAATTAGTGAATGAATTTGAGCAAATTAAAAACTTACAGGATTTAAGTAATTTGATTGATTATGTACAGTCATTTCTGTTAGCA
This window contains:
- a CDS encoding ECF transporter S component, whose product is MRLNTKKLTYGGLMTALVFVATAFVPQIPIPFTQGYVHLGDSMVFVAAILLGWQYGAIAGGLGSALADLYLGFYIWILPTLIIKALMGAIVGFMGKTYREKKLKAIKNVINVVIGGGWIITGVYMKNLLNVRLREIENSELAMKLVNEFEQIKNLQDLSNLIDYVQSFLLAAIVIIPLVVVMISILFRYKDKEVFGLSNLVGMATAGIWMVIGYYFAGSLITGSLIVPIFSVPFNILQFVVGVVIAFPISIAIKRTRYLDNIQ